The following proteins are encoded in a genomic region of Streptomyces sp. NBC_01723:
- a CDS encoding DUF2637 domain-containing protein, translating to MTTPPLTQAPQPHDDVPSEGRPKRKADAEQFALGAAGIVIVALTAGAFWLSYAHLADVAGQHGLGASPIRRWAWPATLDAFIVAGELLMLRAALRRVTDPWAIAVTAVGSVGSIALNVAGVSGTGNAHPVPFLDYVVAAVPPAAAMVAFGVLMRQIHQLVAPSDDSPNTGSVQTPEQAVGDFSHSHLPDAAPAGSRAAGGERTEPAAQVPEGRPSGGRPAKATIAELADIGRAAGHQHGKLTRGLLRAAVKDRDLTIGSERQTEVMELLRPELEAAGIEVSRR from the coding sequence TTGACCACTCCGCCCCTCACGCAAGCCCCACAGCCGCACGATGACGTCCCCAGCGAAGGGCGACCGAAAAGGAAGGCTGACGCCGAGCAGTTCGCGCTCGGCGCGGCCGGCATCGTCATCGTCGCCCTGACCGCCGGAGCGTTCTGGCTCTCCTACGCGCACCTGGCTGACGTCGCCGGCCAGCACGGGCTCGGAGCGTCGCCCATTCGCCGCTGGGCCTGGCCTGCCACCCTGGACGCGTTCATCGTCGCGGGCGAACTGCTCATGCTGCGCGCGGCACTGCGCCGCGTCACGGACCCGTGGGCGATCGCCGTGACCGCCGTCGGATCGGTCGGCTCCATAGCGCTGAACGTCGCCGGGGTCAGCGGCACGGGCAACGCACACCCTGTCCCGTTCCTCGACTACGTGGTCGCCGCCGTCCCTCCGGCCGCCGCGATGGTCGCCTTCGGTGTCCTCATGCGACAGATCCACCAGCTCGTCGCGCCGTCCGACGACTCCCCGAACACCGGTTCCGTACAGACGCCGGAGCAAGCGGTCGGCGACTTCAGTCACAGCCACCTGCCAGACGCCGCTCCTGCCGGTTCACGAGCCGCCGGCGGTGAGCGGACGGAACCCGCGGCACAGGTTCCGGAGGGCAGACCGAGCGGTGGCCGTCCGGCGAAGGCGACCATCGCGGAGCTGGCGGATATCGGCCGGGCCGCCGGTCACCAGCACGGCAAACTCACGCGCGGCCTGCTCCGAGCGGCAGTGAAGGACCGGGACCTGACGATCGGCAGTGAGCGGCAGACCGAGGTGATGGAACTGCTTCGGCCGGAACTCGAAGCCGCCGGGATCGAGGTCTCCAGGCGCTGA
- a CDS encoding MobC family plasmid mobilization relaxosome protein has translation MAETARRQGAPDQGVGAEGGPDPDTLHAAQQQILRPEPAATPAAVERDVQSVQPAIRRFTGTKRTIRVGPMRFTSDEHVRLQEAAAEHGYKGESGFAADIVLAFISGRFTANLPLSEDRRRTHMFRAQVLRELNRIGVNVNQIARALNSDLTPPDIRHRLDELDRLLELIAEALREPAGDRKDQAA, from the coding sequence GTGGCGGAGACGGCCCGACGCCAGGGGGCGCCGGACCAGGGGGTCGGCGCCGAGGGCGGCCCCGACCCGGACACTCTGCACGCTGCCCAGCAGCAGATTCTCCGCCCCGAGCCCGCAGCCACCCCGGCGGCCGTTGAGCGAGACGTGCAGAGCGTCCAGCCAGCGATCCGTCGTTTCACCGGCACGAAGCGGACCATCCGTGTCGGTCCAATGCGGTTCACCAGCGACGAGCACGTCAGGCTCCAGGAGGCCGCCGCCGAGCACGGCTACAAGGGGGAGTCCGGTTTCGCCGCCGACATCGTCCTCGCCTTCATCAGCGGCCGGTTCACGGCGAACCTGCCGCTGTCCGAAGACCGCCGCCGCACTCATATGTTCCGCGCCCAGGTGCTGCGCGAGCTCAACCGCATCGGCGTCAACGTCAACCAGATCGCCCGCGCCCTCAACAGCGACCTGACTCCGCCCGACATCCGTCACCGTCTCGACGAACTGGACCGCCTGCTGGAGCTGATCGCCGAGGCCCTGCGTGAACCCGCTGGTGACAGGAAGGACCAGGCCGCGTGA